CCGTTACCCGTTACCCGTTACCCGTTACCCGTTACCCGTTACCCGTTACCCGTTACCCGTTACCCGTTACCCGTTACCCGTTACCCGTTACCCGTTACCCGTTACCGAACTCCCGTTCGTAGATCCGGCGATGTGCCGGCGCCCACCACGCAGCTGCCAACGCCAGGGCCGCCAATGCATAGACCTCGCGCCGGCTCACCTTGACCCGTTCAGCGAAGGGTGGCGCTTGCGTGAGCCGGCGCAGGGTGCGGATCCCGATCAAGGCGGGCAACGCACAGGCAAATCGTATCGTCCGCGGCCGGATATGCCCGGTGTAGGTCCATGCAGCCGCCAGCTGATCAAGGGCGCGGCTCAGCCAGCGCCGGTAAACTTCGCCGGCGGCCTCGGGCTCGGTTTTCAGCCGATCGGGCGCGACGGTCACCGGCAGGTAACACCGGCCGTGCTGCAAATCGGCGCCGGCGTCTCGCAGGACATTAATGAGTTGAAGGCCTTTGCCGAAGCGAACACCCAGGCTCACCAACTCCGGCGCGGGTAAATCGCCGTAACGCGGCCATTCCAGCAGGCAAAGCTTTGTCCAGAACTCACCGACGCAACCCGCCACCAGGTAAGTGTACTCGTCGAGCTCATCGTCCTTTTGCAGGGCGTGCACCCGGCCGGGTGTGGTTTCGAACCTGACAAGGTCGAGCGATTGGCCGCGCAGAATCTTTTGCAGAACTTCTTCGACCAGCAACCGGTGCCGCTCCGGCAGTTGGTGAACCGCATCAAGGATTCGAGGCAGATCCTCCAGCAGCACCTTCTCACCGTGCATCCGCTGGTGGCGGGCGCATTCGCGCACCAGCTTGAAAAAGCCGGCATCATTCTGACGAAGCGCACCCGGAAAGAGGCGCAACGCCTCCAGCCTCACGTCGGCCGGCAAGCCTGTGACATCGGCGATGGTGTCGGACGCCCGGGCCAGGAGGTAAGCCGTGGCCATGGTCGGGCGGATACGCCGCGGCAGAAACCGGATGCTGAGGTAGAAAGAGCGCGAAACCGGCTTGAGCCAGCCGAGCAGCTGCTTTTCCAGGGTCGTATCCGGGCCGGCCTTCACCGGATGTCGCGGAGGTCATGCACATCAACCCGGCTCGGATCCGCGTTGCCCAACCCGTAATTGAAAGCCATGCCGACGTACCTTGCATCTTTTGAAGCAGGATCCATTTTTGCCTGTCTTCGCCAGAAATCGATCTGGCGGAGTGCAACCGAGTCGATGGCCACAGGGTCGCGGCCGGCCAGGAGCGTCCCGTATTGGATCGCATAGTTCAGGTCGCCGACGGGGGCGCCGGCGTACTCCGCGACCAACCCGTCCATGATCGTCAAAACCACCTTGGCGCCGATCTGAGGATTGGCATAAAGCTCCGGGATATCCGGGTCACCTCTGCCCGGCGGCTGCACGAACCGGCGCCAGTTGTCGACGTTTTGCACCGTCATGTTGAACAGAGCGCCGGAAAGCCCGCAGCCGAGGTGATCGGCGAAGGCCGGTACATTGATGACCCTGGCCACGACCTTGGTCAGGATCCGGCTGATGTGGCTTTCGTTGCTGAAATTATCAGGGGGCATTTCGTGCGGCTGATCCTGCCCGTGGAGTTCGGCTTTAAGGTTCGGCACCTTGCGTCCGACGAAGAGCAGGTCCCCGTAAATCAACCGGCCGGAAATGGCGGCGGTTACGACTGCCTGGGGATCATAATTGCCCTCCGTCCAGAGCAACCGGTAACCCGCCCCCTTGACGTTGTAACCGGCAGCCTTGAGCAGGCCTTCTTCACGGTCAAACACCACGACGTTCTGCGGTGGTACACCCGCCGCCGCCAGGCCTTCACAGATCGCCGCCACCACTTCAGGATGCGTACTGAAGAGCGGTGCGCCGTTCGCACAGACCTTGATGCCCACGACGTCGTTCGGTTTGACCAGCGACCCCCAGGCCGCTGCGACTGAGCCCTGTCCGGTGACGTTCATCACCAGGGCATCCACCATCCGCCGGACCACCTCGGCATCGGGCTTGAAATCCACGATGGCGTTTCGTTCCTGAATCCGAAAGACGTCCGAGCGCGCCGGAACGTGGGACGGGGTGGCCTGCGGGGCAGCCGGATTGTCCTCCGGGGACGCAGGCGGGCCGGATTGTGCTAGAGTAGAGAGGCAAAATGCGGCCACGCACGCACAGATCGCCAGGACTCTAAACACGCGGTGAGACTCTATCCGATCCGGCCAGAAAGCAACCAGGGAAGTGCGACTGCCGCGGCCGTCCGCCACCTCTACGTTCACATCCCTTTTTGTCTCCAGATCTGCCCCTATTGCAGTTTTTACAAAGAAGCGTCCGACCGGAACAAGACCCAGCCGTTCCTCGACTCGCTCCTCGATGAACTCCGGCTCGCCGGCCAGGAACTGCGCTGTGAAACGATCTTTTTCGGCGGCGGCACTCCTACCGCGCTCTCGATCAAACAGCTCGATTACCTGCTCACCGGTTTGCGCCGCAACCTCGACCTCTCGGCCCTGCGCGAATGGACCTTCGAAATGAATCCGGCCACCGTGTCTCATGATAAAGCGCGGCTGCTGCTCGACCACGGGGTCAACCGGATCAGCATGGGGGTACAGTCGTTTGATCCCGGCCTCCTCAAGACCCTCGGCCGGGTTCACTCGGCGGAGCAGGTTTTACGTTCGTACGAAATTTTGCGTAAAGCCGGCGTTCGTAACGTCAACCTCGACTTCATCTTCGGCGTGCCGGGCCAGACCCCGGACCAATGGCGGGATACCCTGGCCGAAGCGTTGCGGCTCGGACCGGAACACCTCTCGGCATACTGCCTGACCTACGAAGAAGACACCGCCTACTTCGAGAAACTGCAGGCCGGGGAATATTCTCAGGACACGGACCAGGACGCGCGCTTTTACGAAGTGACCATGGAAACGCTCGACCACGCCGGGTATGAGCAGTACGAAATCTCAAACTTTGCCTGTCCCGGCTATGAGTGCGCGCACAACGTCGCGTACTGGTACGGAGAAGATTACCTGGGGTTGGGTCCGAGCGCCTATTCGACGGTGGGTTCACGGCGCTGGCAGAACGTCTGCGACACGGAGAGATACGTCGCCGCGATCCGGTCCGCACAACTGCCCCGCGTCAACGAAGAGCAGCTCGATCCATCCACGAAAACCGCCGAACGGCTCGCGTTCGGCTTGCGCACCAGGTGGGGAGTGCCGGAACGGGAGTTGGCGGGGGTCGTTCAGGAGCTGCCGGCCATGCTTGAGCAAGGGCATCTGGAACGCATCGGGGAACGAATTCGTCTTACGGCGCGAGGGCGTCTCGTGGCGGACAGCATCGCCGAACTTTTGGTATGAATAAATTTGACGTGGTCGTGGTGGGAGCCGGCCCGGCAGGCGCAACCACAGCCGCGTTAACGGCTGCTGCGGGATTGCGCACCCTGATCATCGAACGCGCCCGTTTCCCGCGTCACAAGGTTTGCGGCGACTGCGTGAACCCGGGATGTTGGGAGATTTTTGCGGAGCTCGGCGTCGCCGAACGCGTCGCCAAACTTCCTTTTTCCGCGTTGCGCTGGGTTGATTTCGTACCGATCTCCGGGCGGCGCATCCGGTTCGGGTTGCCGGACCGGCAACACCCGGAAATGGGGTTGTCGCGCCGGCTCCTGGATGCAGTGCTGCTGGAACGAGCCGCCGAATCGGGCGCTGAAATCTGGTTCGGTGAACCCCTGACCAGGGTGAGACCGGGCTGGGAGGTGGGCACCGCTGCCCGGCAGGCTGCCGGCCGATTCCTCGTCGCCGCGGATGGGCGCAACTCAACCGTAGCGCGTCTGCTGCAGGAATTCCCCAAGGTCCGGCCGGAACGGGTAGCGTGGCAGACGCATTTTCCTGCTGCCAGCACGCCGCACGTTGCCCTTGAACTGCACCCCGAAGGTTACCTCGGGATTGCCACGGTCGACCAGGATCAGATGAACGTTTGCGTGGTCAGCCGGCCCCGGTACGCCGCCGCCTTCCGGGCAAGGGCCTCGGCGCGGTTCCGGCTGCAGGAAGATCATCCGTGGTTCTCCATCGCCCCGCTCAGCCGGCTTCCGATTCGCTCGACCCATGAACGGCTCCTTTACGTCGGAGACGCCGGCCGGGTCGTGGAACCGTTCACCGGAGAAGGGATCTTGTACGCCTTGAAGACCGGTTCTCTGGCCGCAAAGGCCATCCTGCGGTCCGTCGACTGCGGCGGCCAGGCGGAAGTCTGGTACGCGCACCGGCAGGAGCAGGTCTACCGGCACCGCCTCTGGATCAACCAGCTTGCCCGGCAGTCAGTGCTGCACCCCCGCCTGGCCAGCGGCGCGCTGGACGCGTTACGGTTGTGGCCCGAACCCCTCCGCCATCTGACCGGAAAAGTGGTCTCCGCTTAAATGCCACAAGCGGAAGAATGCCACAAATGGAGAGCAGCTATCTGTGGCGCTCTCAGCCGCAGCACCACCCGGCAGCAAAAGGGTAACCGCCAGGCCACCCTTGACAGAGGAGGTCGCCGGGGCGCAGACTCCGGTTATGCCCGTTCGGCCTGATGCGCCGCCGCTGACCGTTGAACATTACCGGATGCTGCCCGAGACCGGTCCCCGGTACCAACTGGTCAACGGCGACCTCTACATGAGTCCTGCCCCCAACCGCTACCACCAGGTCATTTCGAGAAACCTTGAATTTATCCTGATGCAATACCTGGAAGCGCAACCGCTCGGCGAACTGTACGATGCGCCGTTCGACGTTTACCTGAGCGACGTCGACGTGTTTCAGCCGGACATCGCCATCGTGCTCAACCGTAACCGGGGCATCCTGACCGCCGCCGGGGCCGAAGGCGCCCCTGATTTCGTGGTGGAAATCCTTTCACCGAAAACCCGGAAACTCGACCTGGAGCAAAAACGCCGGGTCTACGCGCGTGAAGGGGTCACTGAACTCTGGATCATCGATCCGGACCCTCAGACCGTCACGGTGTACCGGTTTGCGGAAGACGCCGAGCATCCGGTGATGGTGAAACGGGCGACCGAAACCCTCGGATCACCGCTCTTGCCTGGGCTGGCCGTTGATCTCAACCGGGTGTTCCGGGAATATCGCGCTTAGCGCGCAATATATAAAACAAAGGAACAGACCGATAACCCGGGGTGAGGTCCCCCTTGATCGGTGTTTCTTTTCTGCGTTGTCTGCGTGTCCTGCGGATCCGACACTTCTCCGTTTGTGGCATTTTCAGGCGCGGCGCCGTTCGCCGAAGATGGCCGTCCCGATGCGTACCATCGTCGCACCCTCTTCCACGGCAACCGGGTAATCATGGCTCATTCCCATCGAGAGGTGCGGCAGCCGGATCCCGGTCCGGCGCTCGATTTCA
This genomic stretch from Verrucomicrobiota bacterium harbors:
- a CDS encoding squalene/phytoene synthase family protein; amino-acid sequence: MKAGPDTTLEKQLLGWLKPVSRSFYLSIRFLPRRIRPTMATAYLLARASDTIADVTGLPADVRLEALRLFPGALRQNDAGFFKLVRECARHQRMHGEKVLLEDLPRILDAVHQLPERHRLLVEEVLQKILRGQSLDLVRFETTPGRVHALQKDDELDEYTYLVAGCVGEFWTKLCLLEWPRYGDLPAPELVSLGVRFGKGLQLINVLRDAGADLQHGRCYLPVTVAPDRLKTEPEAAGEVYRRWLSRALDQLAAAWTYTGHIRPRTIRFACALPALIGIRTLRRLTQAPPFAERVKVSRREVYALAALALAAAWWAPAHRRIYEREFGNG
- a CDS encoding DUF362 domain-containing protein, whose translation is MFRVLAICACVAAFCLSTLAQSGPPASPEDNPAAPQATPSHVPARSDVFRIQERNAIVDFKPDAEVVRRMVDALVMNVTGQGSVAAAWGSLVKPNDVVGIKVCANGAPLFSTHPEVVAAICEGLAAAGVPPQNVVVFDREEGLLKAAGYNVKGAGYRLLWTEGNYDPQAVVTAAISGRLIYGDLLFVGRKVPNLKAELHGQDQPHEMPPDNFSNESHISRILTKVVARVINVPAFADHLGCGLSGALFNMTVQNVDNWRRFVQPPGRGDPDIPELYANPQIGAKVVLTIMDGLVAEYAGAPVGDLNYAIQYGTLLAGRDPVAIDSVALRQIDFWRRQAKMDPASKDARYVGMAFNYGLGNADPSRVDVHDLRDIR
- the hemW gene encoding radical SAM family heme chaperone HemW gives rise to the protein MRLYPIRPESNQGSATAAAVRHLYVHIPFCLQICPYCSFYKEASDRNKTQPFLDSLLDELRLAGQELRCETIFFGGGTPTALSIKQLDYLLTGLRRNLDLSALREWTFEMNPATVSHDKARLLLDHGVNRISMGVQSFDPGLLKTLGRVHSAEQVLRSYEILRKAGVRNVNLDFIFGVPGQTPDQWRDTLAEALRLGPEHLSAYCLTYEEDTAYFEKLQAGEYSQDTDQDARFYEVTMETLDHAGYEQYEISNFACPGYECAHNVAYWYGEDYLGLGPSAYSTVGSRRWQNVCDTERYVAAIRSAQLPRVNEEQLDPSTKTAERLAFGLRTRWGVPERELAGVVQELPAMLEQGHLERIGERIRLTARGRLVADSIAELLV
- a CDS encoding FAD-dependent monooxygenase, producing the protein MNKFDVVVVGAGPAGATTAALTAAAGLRTLIIERARFPRHKVCGDCVNPGCWEIFAELGVAERVAKLPFSALRWVDFVPISGRRIRFGLPDRQHPEMGLSRRLLDAVLLERAAESGAEIWFGEPLTRVRPGWEVGTAARQAAGRFLVAADGRNSTVARLLQEFPKVRPERVAWQTHFPAASTPHVALELHPEGYLGIATVDQDQMNVCVVSRPRYAAAFRARASARFRLQEDHPWFSIAPLSRLPIRSTHERLLYVGDAGRVVEPFTGEGILYALKTGSLAAKAILRSVDCGGQAEVWYAHRQEQVYRHRLWINQLARQSVLHPRLASGALDALRLWPEPLRHLTGKVVSA
- a CDS encoding Uma2 family endonuclease, translated to MPVRPDAPPLTVEHYRMLPETGPRYQLVNGDLYMSPAPNRYHQVISRNLEFILMQYLEAQPLGELYDAPFDVYLSDVDVFQPDIAIVLNRNRGILTAAGAEGAPDFVVEILSPKTRKLDLEQKRRVYAREGVTELWIIDPDPQTVTVYRFAEDAEHPVMVKRATETLGSPLLPGLAVDLNRVFREYRA